DNA from Kiritimatiellia bacterium:
CTGTGGCGATTTACCTCGCAGCGGGCCGGTCGGCCAGTCACCGCGAACCGGTGGTCGGCAGCGTCGCGACCAACAGCCCCGCATGGTCCGCCGGTCTGCGAATCGGTGATCGAATTTTGGACGTGAACGGCTCCCCCGTACGAACGTGGGACGACGTGATGGTCAACGCGGCGCTGAACGAGGAGCTCCGATTGCGCGTGCAGCGGCCAGACGGCACCACCGCAGTCCTCCGGGTGCGCACCTCGCCCACCGGCGAGGGCGTGCACGTGCTCGAAGGAGTGGAAAAGGCCACGCCCTGTCTGGTGATCGGCACGTTCCCGGGTCAGCCGGCCGACCTGGCGGGAATCCGCCGGCGAGACATCATCCGAGAGCTCGATGGTGAGCCCATCTACAGCATCGAGCAGTTCGTACAGGCGACACAGCGTTACCGGGATCGCGAAGTGCCGCTAGTCGTAGAGCGCGAGGGCCGGCGGCTCACACTGACGGTGCGTCCTGTCTGGAACCCCGCTTTCGGCCGCGTGATGATCGGTATCGAAATGAACCGCTTCGATCTCTCCATGAAGCCGCTCGCGCAGCTCCGCGCATGGGCCGCACCGGTCTTCCGCGTGTTGCGCGCTCTGGGCAGCCGCACCGAGCGAGGCCATGCCGTCAGGTCCGTCGGCGGACCGCTCTACATCTTTCAGATGTACTGGATGGCGGCGCGCACGAGTGTCCTGCTTGCGCTGTGGGTCACTGGTCTGCTGAACGTGAATCTCGCGATCTTGAATCTGCTGCCGCTTCCCGTTCTCGACGGCGGCCATATTGTGCTGGCGGCCTGGGAAGGCTTGACGCGCCGCCCGGTGCCCGCCCCGCTGGTGGCCGCGGTTCACCGCGTGTTCGGACTGCTGCTGATCGGGCTCTTGCTGCTGATCACCATCCGGGACGTCGGACGGCTCAGCCGCCGGCCCGAGAGCGCCAGACCTGCAGGCAGCGAACCGGCCCCCGGCACCGCTGTCCGCTGACCTCTCTTGCCGCTGCGCAGCTGTATCCTGTGCGAGGTCGCGTTGCTCACTCGCTTCTTCGGCGGCAGCCCTCGCCCCGCCGCGCAGACGCCTCCGCCCCCCAGCTCAGCTGCCGGAGCGAACGCTTCGGTTTACTCTGCCGTAGCACGCCGTTGACGCTCCTCCGTCGTGCGGCAGAGCGGCAATTCCCCCCGGGCCGTCCAAAAGAGGGCTCGCAGAGTCGTCTCAGGGCCTTTCCCC
Protein-coding regions in this window:
- the rseP gene encoding RIP metalloprotease RseP; the encoded protein is MIAVLTLVAAVLLFSLTIFVHELGHFLVARRCGMVVETFSIGFGPAIWSRRIRGVRWKLGALPFGGYVALPQMEPGGGATEGGAQPPPAAPHYRIAVALAGAVANLLLAFLAAVAIYLAAGRSASHREPVVGSVATNSPAWSAGLRIGDRILDVNGSPVRTWDDVMVNAALNEELRLRVQRPDGTTAVLRVRTSPTGEGVHVLEGVEKATPCLVIGTFPGQPADLAGIRRRDIIRELDGEPIYSIEQFVQATQRYRDREVPLVVEREGRRLTLTVRPVWNPAFGRVMIGIEMNRFDLSMKPLAQLRAWAAPVFRVLRALGSRTERGHAVRSVGGPLYIFQMYWMAARTSVLLALWVTGLLNVNLAILNLLPLPVLDGGHIVLAAWEGLTRRPVPAPLVAAVHRVFGLLLIGLLLLITIRDVGRLSRRPESARPAGSEPAPGTAVR